ACATATGACAGTATACATGTACTGCACATGTAAGCTCTGTGAAATTGGAAATTGGGGATAAATAATGTTGTCCAAATAATCCATGATGAAGGCAGAAatgttgaatattttaataGATATGTTAATATAGATTAGATTAATAAAGGTTAATTTCAGGATGAACAAACATGCAAAACTGTTGTCATGCAAAATTGTAACCTTGGCATCTGGATTTTATATTGGCATATATATCGGTTTGATAAGTATAGAAAGTGTGACAGAGGGAAAAGGTTAGCTTAGGGACATGGTGTTGAATATCAGACACCCACTGGACCAGTGTCTAGACACAGGTTATGGAATTCCTGGAATTGAAAGTAAGATAAGCCATCAGCAACAGCATTTTGTGTACCAGGAATGAAACAGTACTTGTATGCAAGATAAAATTACAAGTTAGAAATAGCCAAGTGATTTGtcacattaattaaataatggaGGTTTTTTTGTGGGGCTTTTGCTAAACAGTATCATCGTACAGTACACaagggtttatttttaaatttcaatacATAAACAGTTGTAGATTGACAGCTGAGGTATTGTATAACCATGTAAACCATACTGTTGATAATAATCTTCCAGGGGGGTAGCAGTAGCAGTGGCAGTGTAAAGTTGCATACAAGTGAGGcagaaatattataataattgctactgtacagtatataagaatgAGATGCTGTTCCAATGAATACACATATGAATTAATAATTGATAACGACATCATTATAGTGTTTGATAGGTTACTGTGAAGCGTCTTGATATTTTAATTATCATCCGAAATTATGTATATCATCTAGGCAATCAGAAATGTTCAGAACATTTGAAACAATGTACACTACGTAATCAATTCTGTGTTCAGTGAAATCTGAGCTTAATTTTTGCACTGTGATTTCAgcagtgtaaattaaaaaatacctaTAACCTTTCTCATGTATTGCTTAAGACCATGTGTTTGGTATTTAAAATGGACATTCTTGATACTTGCATTAAGTATTTGTTTGGCAGTTATTTGCCTAGATCTGATTATATGTCTAAATCttgtaaaatgtactgtatactgttataaTAGTATCTGTAACTCCATCTAATCTGTATCATTGTTATATGAAGCAATGCAGGCAATCTTTGTAAAGATTAAAAGCATGGTAATCATACTGATTTGTTTTAGACACATATAAGACAATGTTCAGTTTTGTGCTAGCATGAGTTTCTTACATTTTCAAAGCTTACGTCATCTTCTCCAAGCTTCTTATTGCTTTTGGCTGTTGTGATGGGATACCGCCCATTTTGCAGCTACTTTCCTGGGGTTGGGATTCAGCATTTGTTGATTGGACTTATATCACCAGTTGCTTAATTTCTTTTGGCCTCTACAGTGAAGGAAAATTCAATATGCACGCTATACACCAGCACTGATTactaggtttttgtttttaaataaatactgtacacactataCAAACGTAAGCTAATCCTTTTCGCTAATCAGAGGCAAAAGGCAAAGGGCTTGTGTATATTTTACCTTGCAGCAGATGTACCAATCCCATTTCTagttgcagcactgtggagtAGTGGTTAGGGTTCTGGACCATAGAGTTGTGAAAGAGCTGTGCATTCATATCCCATGTAGGACACTGTTGTTTTACACTTGGACAAGTTACTTCAAGGAATACAGCTCCAAAGAAATACCCAATACCATAAATGAGTATTCTCCAGGTTATCATTGTAATTAAGAGGTTTTTCCCCTTTGACTTTTATGGTTGATAAAACCATTAAAGTGTTATATAAAACTTTCAGTAGATGAAATAATATGAAAAGTAAAGTTTTTCCAAAAGATAGCTCATccaagttattttttaactacacacagtttaaaaaaatacatttatttatgagTATTAAATTGTACCAGACAATTGTGCGATTAAAGTGACCTAAAAACTCCCATCTGATTAAAAAGGACAGTTGCTCCTGATGACATAATATCAGAGAAATGTGgagagaaatatttaaatttatataAATTGTAATGCCTCCCAGGGTGCAGGAATGCTGCGGGGGTGGAGCTTCTCCATGGCGACACTGTGTTTCTATGTGACCACAGCAGAGGACAGTCTCTGACTGATAAGACAATCAGTGTTTGAGTAACAACCACCTATAAAATAACACTAAACAGAAGGCTTgtggcagtgtgtgtgagaTTTAGAAAAGAGAAGCAACAAACAAAGCAGGTTTCAGTTCAAAACCCCCACGTGGGTATAGATGAGAGTGACAATTCCAATTGCAATTGTGTGAATACCCCCCCACGAGGGATGCAGTGTGAGCAGCGGATTAATGACTCATATGATTATGTAAGAATCGAAGAGTTCTAAAGGCTGTTCTAAAGTGGAGAGTGAAAAAGTAAGCCTATGTGAGGGAGAAAGCACTGCCCCCAGAAGGTGCAGTGAGTAATAATGAAAGTTCAGAAGGGAGCTTTGGTCATTAAAGCAAACAGCCTGTTCTGAGAAAGAACAGGACTGTCTGAGTAGACAGATGTCTGCAAAAGTGGTTTTAAATGTGTGGGAATTTTGGTGTGTGATAAATGTGAGTAAGTGTGTGAGCCACAGAGTAGGGGTGGTTCTGGGAGACGTTCTGGGAGAGAGCAAGGAGCACGAGAGTCTCCAAATGAGAGAAAGAGGAGGAGGCTACATGAGAGAAGTCCAAGAGAGATCTGGACTAGACAGGGAACAGTCAGGGAACAGAGAGGCTCCTAGACAAATTAAGAAACATAGAGGTGCAGGGAAGACTCACAGTGAGTAGCTGCCTCGAATAGTTGCAGGTGGTTGCAGTGACCACCTGCAAGTAATGCAAAGATAGCCATAGAGCAGGTCTGGCCAAATAACCGAGTCAAGGATGTTCCACTACCCTACTACCCAACACTTCCTACTACCCAGAAGAGACAAACTGGTGAAAGTGAATAGATCTGAGAGTTCATGAGCCAAGGGCTCAGTGAACGTTGAGAGTAGACTATCTCGGATGGAATTAGCATAAAAAACAAGTGAGTTTTCGCCTCGTGTCCTAGTTATCCTGACGAGGGGGCTGAGTAATACCACTACCCTTGGAGAAGGGTATATGTGACAGAGGAAACTGCTGTAAAATTATAGCAAAAGGTTTCTCTAACAGACTGTGAGGGGGTCTTAGTCGATAAGAACTCACCTGTTCAGTGTCCAAAGTGGTGTCCACATCCCCGGGGCATCACAAAATGCAActaaaaataatgataatgttggAATTGTCACCCATTTATATTTCAATGAACAGTACCAATACAGATCTGCCTTTCATGTCTTACAGGTCCTTGGTCACAAAGAACTAACATCGCCAACCCAACGATACATTGACAGTAAAgtagtgaaaacaaaaatggaggGAGAGTGGTTATCCTTTGACGTTACAGAAGCTGTAAGTGAGTGGCTTCTTCACAGAGGTGAGActttaaaaattgaatttctACTAATCTTGTTTAAAAATCTCaatgttttgttaaatgcaGACATTATTAAAATAGCCCAGAATTTGAATATTGCTAATCCTATTTGTAAAGTTCTGCTTTcgtgaatttatttttattcttaattttaatcagcaacatataaaaacactaaatacatTTAAGACTACCCAATTAGACATTTTAATAGTGTAATCAAACATTCAAGTTATTATTGGTTGAAACAATTGATAATTTATTTGGGGGAAattaatggttttatttatGGTTTCTGCCACCACGCAGCAAGAAATGACACTGTTTCTAATTACAAATAGAATGTAGTTGGAGCCAAtcacttttctttctttaagaaAATGCTAGTTGAGATCCTCATATCACTCAGCTAGTCACTGATAAATTAGCTAAATAGGCTGAAAGGCCACCTCTTAGTTTTAACTTTTTTGATGTTCtggatggcacagtggtgcagtggtaagcattgctgccttgcaaaaCGGGGGTCTTGGATTCAGATCCTGGGGTTTTCtagctgcatggagtttgtatgttctcctgtgATTGCATagttttcctctgggtgctccaagTTCCAAAATCCacatactggtatgttaattggctttgGTAAAAattggccccggtgtgagtgtgaACATGTGTTTGTAtccgtgtgtgccctgtgatggactgtaatCCAGGGTGTCCTGCTTTGCGCCCAGTGCTTGTCTCCAGCCCTCCTTTAAAGTACTTCCAAAGTACTTTAGTTTCTAAAAAACGAAGTAAAATACTTAATTTATAGATCTTTGCACATGTGTCTTCATAAAAttgttagaaatacatttttagtttAAGTTACACTGAAAATCTTAAACCCATTGTGTTTTGGGATAGTTGTACAACAAATAATGAAAGTGCAGTTTGTGTGAGGTGTGTTGATCCATGATTTAAACAAGTTGTTATATACGTTTTATAAGATTGCCATGCGACAAAGATCATGCCGACATCTCTGCACAGTGCAGTATGACACGGGTCATTACAGCAAGTACTAACTTTCAGCACCTCAGCCCCATTACCACATCACTCATGTACAGTGAAAGACTATGACAGAGTACCCTCAACACCTTGCAGAGCACAGTTTCTGTTTAACTGTAGTTTCTGTTGCACTGCTATATTACAAGTGTAGTTTTGCTTATAGCATTGAATGGTTACATAACACAGCTGTTGGAAGTTTCTCTCTTCAGAAAGGACATTTTTTCTAATTAGTAAAGGACACTTGAGACATGATTTCTGCTATATTAGAAACTATTCAATAATGTTTCAGTAATgatttacacttacagtatgtaggacttttctgaacactccactcaaagcgctttacaggtagtggggacttccctccaccaccacctattGTAGCACAACCTGGCAGCAAAAGTGCGTCAGTACCCTCACCACACAGCtttcagtggagaggagaacagaatgatgaagccaattcatagatgggcattattaggaggccataactgGTAAAGGCccgggggggaatttggccagcacactggggtaacacccctactattttcaagaaatgtcctaagatttttaatgaccaaggagattatttaattgttaaattattatttaacagtaaataatgtaattatttaataGTCATTATCCAGCAATCGTGACAATGATTTTACAATCATGACTTGAAAAGGAGACGGTTTACTCAAAGTCATGGACTAAGCCCTctcttttttgtcatttaaatgtattgtagTTTAATGCAATGCAATGAGCCACACAGTGAAGGGACTATGCTGTTATGGCTTTGCAACTAATTATGTTGTATACTAGCAGGCCATGAAGTTAATGGGGCTGTGTTGCAAATGGGGCACTTAGAGATGTCAGGTACAGTCTTTGTCTTGTTATAATGTCATGAAACCATTGTGTGGAAATGGCCAACACAAAACATTACGAATGCAATGCATTCTGACACTATGGATTTAAATACGGGGTGAACATGTATAAGACATAATATAACTATATCattgtataaaacattttaaattctaatgtttttttttttaccagaaagAAACAATGGATTCAAAATAAGTTTGCACTGCCCATGTTGTACATTTGTACCTTCAAACAATTACATCATACCAAATAAGAGTGAGGAGCTAGAAACCAAATTTGCAGGTAATTGCCTAAAATGTCCTTGTTCTCAAAGTAAACTGTTACTGTTTTGGTTTGGGACTTTTCTTTAATTAATGTACTGGACtaatggttttattttaaataactggtGGTTTTCTTAGATTTAGACATCCATAAGACATATTAAGTGGACTTTATTTTgataatattgtatattttaaatgtgctgTAAAATTGTCTAGCTTTCATAGATTCACCATGGAAAATTTCATAAAAATATGATTAAATAGCAATTATACTGGAATTTTTGTTTGTTGCACAACATTGTTGAAGAATTGCAAAAACTACAATGTGTAAGGTAATGTGCTTTTATgacattaaaaaacatgtaGGCTTTTACCAACATTTGTACTTCtgtgaattgactactgtaagaGTTTAGACCTGGTTACATCTGGGTTCacaaggaataacaacacccaagaattagGTGTTTGTGGATGTTTACTGAGTATTTAGTTCAGTGAGATTAGTTTAACCATCTTGGCTGAGGGTGAAGGCTAAACTAGAAGTTAGGATGCCCATACAGAATGAGAAGTTAACCAAGGGTTAGGTACAAAGGTGGAGATGGCATGAAGGAGGGATACATGAGATGTGAGTAAATGTGATTTACTCTTGGTTATTTACTGAATAACATCTAAATAGCGTGCTAACATAATATGAATTGTCTAAGTGAATCCAATTATGTTTTGCACCTAGAAAAACATGTCATGGAAAAGATGTTTTGAATTAATATACAAATAGATTACAGTAGCAGAGTAACTGCTATATGAgtttttgtttccaaaacagcagttcctacctgttttttcatttactgAGCACAGCTGAATAAGCGGGGTCTCTTATAATGCCAAAAATCAGTTGTTGTGGCATTTCACTTGAATAATTAGCCAGAAGTGTTATTGTTTTCATACTTGGGTACTATTCGTTACTATAGTAAGGTGAAGTGTGGGAGTGTGGGTTCTGAAACCAATAGGAGATTTTAACACAGGAAGTAATGGAAACTGAATTTCTATTATACAATTTTTTCACCTTATAAGTAGTTTCCGGGGATTGAATTAAGCTTATATAATGAGGGATGACTTCATTAATATTGATATTAGTTACCCTTGTTAGCACACAGTACTTGTACTGAGCTGGCCTGAGAAAATCCAACAAAATGACCCAGATGTCACAGGACAGATTATGAATCCTTCTGAATTGTTTTCTAATCATTTAGGTttaagtattatttttcttttcagtatcaATCTGGGGAATAGTAAAAGAAAGTAAAGTTGGGACATTTTTTACAAGACATCTGATGTGTTCTTTTATAGTGTGTCGAATGTTACAATTGTAACAACTACTGTAATAACAATTATTAGAACAATATCATgacatattattataaaataatataggACAAGTAATTTAATCTTTAACCGTTGGCAGTCCTTCGCTTGAAAGAGACCATACACAATCATAGCTTCTAAACTGCACCCAAACCCCATTTGTTTAGAATGCACACAGCTCTGCATATGCAGTAACAGGTAATGGGCAATGTATACCTAAGGGTTCTAGGAATGTCACATGCCATGCCTTTTGctcataaacattttttcaacaATATTTGATTTCCTTCACATGTGAATCATTCTAGATTTGACAAGATTTACAAACACTTTTCTACTACAATGGTAGATGAAAGAAATGGTTAAATGATTCTATTAATGATCTTCAAATTGCGTGAAAAGAATCACAGCGTGATAGTTTCCATCTTGCACCAGAAAATCACCAGATGTTTAATTCTCACCAATTAGTtgtcttctcattttcttttttaatttgaagcaGTAGAGTAGAGTAACAAGCATACTTATCCAAACAAGGGAAATACAGTTGCTAAGCTAAATGGAAGGAATGTgttaaaatgctatttagcaCTTTAATATCTTCCAAGGTATTGATGACATCTACATCCGTAATTCGAAAGACAGTGAAAGAAGTCCTCACCTTTTGCTGATGCTGCTTCCATCATACAGACTTGAGTCTCAACAAACCAGCCGTAGGAAAAAAAGGGCCTTAGATGCTGCATATTGCTCAAGGTATGGATGTGGATACAATCTGTAAAAGGCTTTTCTGTTGTACCtatattattttttcctgtaaatctttctggtgatatacagtgccttgcaaaagtattcaccctctTCCAATGATGCCCCATTTTGTTAAATAAGTAATGAAGTGTAGATGGTCCCTGTTACAATTATCTCTGCTGTACCCCTACTCATACTTGATTCTTTCTGACCAGAACATTATCGTTAACTTGTCTTCTCACACGTTAAAATTCCTCATAAAATGCGCATTCAAAATCATAAAGAATGAAAATTCCTAAATAAAATGCTTGCAAATTTCCCTTGTAATATAACACAATCTATTTTATAGTCAATATTAATGTCAAATAACAAAATCAATATTAATTCAAATCAGTGTGGTCCTTTGTGCCTCCCCCCTCTACCTCGTGTGTCTTTGAGCCCAGTTTTTGGTAGAGGAGAAAACAGGGCCTGGGCTTCCTTCTCTGCGCTTTCTAGAGTTCCTGGTGTCCGAGTCCTCACCTGAGACCAAAGCTGCGATCTCCCACTTTTTCAGTTCTTCTTTGACTTCCCCAAAATTTTCCTTAGTTTTCATCACTGGGGCTATTTGAAACACCCGTAACAGGGGCTCATGACTTGTTCTTAGGGGGGTGCTTTGGTGCTTTGAGTCTGGGCAGAGCTAACCACCCGGGGTTCATGAACTGGCTGTATACagatcttcttcttcttctttttcttcttcttcttcttcttcttcttcttcttcttcttcttcttcttcacagcattagtcccagactgtcctggggtcagctgctttggttgctcttctccacttgtctctttCGAGCACATATTCCTCACTCACTTCCCATACCTcaatatcttttctcacacaatctatccatctctttctaggcctgcctcttcccctgttaccttccacctcaaaattcattaccctctttgttacttcctcagtgtccctcctcatgatatgtccataccaccgtaacctcgcctctcgcatcttctcaaccacatccaccaccctacatcgtctacggatttcttcatttctgatcttatccttcattgaaatctgcataatccatctcaacatcctcatttcagttcttctcatcaagttctcttccctctttatAACTGCCAAGCATTCTGCTCtgtatagtagtacaggtctaatcacaattttgtacattttgcactttaactttctaggaattttcctgtcatagattattccagttatttctctccacttgttccatccagctttcactttttgttttactgcctccagtgtttctcctccctttaccagttttgatccaaggtatttaaagccatcaacctgtttcagttttcctccatttgtctcctcaacattggtcatagtatctcctcttctctccattaccattatttcagattttcattcattttcagtccacccttttaaagactcctctgccatttgaacactttctcttGTAGTTTTACTTCTGAATCTGCCATAAGTGcaacatcatcagcaaagatgagttcccaaggcacttctgtttttacctcctctgtcagtgtgtcaatgtcagtgtgtcaataatgtttataaaaaggaaaggacttagtgctgatccttggtgtactccaactgtgatttcaaactcttttgtctctccccgTTGTGAACTAGCTGTATACAGATGGCCGTGTATAATGATGCATTGTGTATTCCCACCCTGTTCCAGAGCCTCTGAGTCCAAGGCTCAGTGAGACCTGTCTCACAATCCTACATGTCACCTATAGTCTGAACTATGTGTCATTAACATTAACAAGTGTCTGCACAAGAATCTCTGATCGATGGGAAGCTTAAGAAGAAGGAAATACATATGCACCACGCTTTACAAGGGATGCTAGCCATTCTATGCAACCTTAAGACCTATATAGCCCCAAACACCTTTTGACCCACACCAATGTTTTGTGTACTCTCCTTACGTATTcaatattaacaaataataaagttaacattggtgaaataaaatattattgttgAAAGTAGAAGGAATTGTGATTTTAAGTGTTTTTCTCagctatatttttttaaatataataacagGAATGTACAGGACAACTGCTGCTTGCGCCCATTATACATTGACTTTAAGAGGGATCTTGGCTGGAAATGGATTCATGAACCAAAGGGATATAATGCAAATTTTTGCGCAGGGGCTTGTCCATATTTATGGAGTGCCGATACTCAAAATAGCAAGGTGAGTGGTTTGCATGTGTGAACTTTTCCTAAATACATAAGCAAACTACAGcattattgagaatatgaagtcatataatttatttaataaatatagtatataaataatgtttttttatcacaatacactggaggaaaaaaaaacatgttttctttttaaacatggATGTAGCCTATCATTCGGTattcaaataatattttgaaatcatctgttaaataatgttttattcatcTGTTAAATTATAAATAGACTGGGACTTTTAAATGGCTCATCTGAAAAAGGCACCTGTGCAGATTACTGTCACAAAATGGAGTGAAAGTGGAGAGAAGGAGGATTTTAAACATTGCATTCAAACTGTAAATAATAAAGGGAGTACATTATTAGACAATAATATTAAACAGCATTTAAATACAGAGTGCCCTAATTTAGTATTAGGTACAATTAAGGGGTACAGGCTTCAATATTGCAGTTTCACTTTTGATGTTTATTGTTTCACATatacatgtttgttttacaggtaattggtCTGTACAGCACAATAAACCCAGAAGCTTCAGCATCTCCTTGCTGTGTGTCTCAAGATTTAGAGCCTCTTACCATCTTGTATTACATTGGCAAAACCCCCAAAATTGAACAGCTTTCAAACATGATTGTCAAATCTTGCAAATGCAGATAAAACATTTCGTAGTTGGGAAGTTTGATTATATCAGTGTTAAAAGACACCTTCAAAACAGAACCATAGTATGGATGGACGAATCTTAAAGGCCAACGGAAGAAATGCTTTTCAAAGGCATTAACTGCCTTGCTTCACCTACTTTGTTCGTGAGATAAAGGAGATAATTGTAAACACTGGAAGAATCTTTAAGTGTCGATATGTGAAATAAATATAAGAATTCCATTTCCCTGATTTTACTGTCCTAGTCTGGTGCCAGTAATTTCTCTCTGTATTGTTTTCCATCTTTAGAGCTAcccttttaaaataacaaaacccATTTCCAATTTGTTTAGTACTTAAAAGTAAGTGTACATTTTAAGGCCTTCAAATCTCAGAAGTAGTTGCACTGCTTAAAAGACTGTCTTTTCATACCGaatagtgttgatattttccTCAACAGCACTTcgttttgctaaaaaaaaacatgtagtagctacaaaataaagaatactTTTTTGAAAGAGCAGAAAATGGCCCAATGTGGAGTGGAGCTGATTTCATCTTGTAACCAGTACAACATTGTCACCATTATTTTTTCTGATGGCAATTGGAAGGAAGAAAGGGGACTATTTCGAAGTGATTTCGAAGTGATTATGTAAAAAAGACACCGGTAACATTGTTGATTTAACacgttaaattaataaaaataattttaaatactctcaaactgtggcaaaataacattaaaacaagGGTGctactgtgatcactcagtttCTAGAATGCATTGAAATTCAAACAAAGCTTACCAAGAACGTTTTCCCAGACTCCTTTCTGCAATGACTTTTAGTTTCACCATTTCTTATGTATCAGTTTCTAGTCATGGGGTCAAATTCTTCTCcataaatcatgctttttttattcttgagaAGGATTATTTATTATGATATATATGTTGTCCATGTCTTGGGAACTTATGTCAGAATTGCATTAGGAGaattgtgtggagtctgtgttaATGTGATTTCCTATTTAATTAGATATTTAATATTAGACAtattaaaacaagttaaaatacaggaaaatgttttatcttatacagtatacactgctGTTAAAGGACTTTGACATGATAGCAGTATAAAATTTATGTATATTATAGGCATCAACATTTTTCACGAAGCCTTCACTTGTGTGTTCTACTACTATAAGAACTGTGTTATTACTGTAATTTAGttttattaaggaaaaaaaaacaagatcctCATTAAGCAATCCTTTAATAAACAGTATCAAAATCATAAAGAATTCAATGAAAACTAGATATGAGCAGCTGATATGAGATTTTAGTGAAGCTTCCCCATCACATTTACCAATCAAATTTTGTTCCATTGTGAAGTTCCTTTTCATTAATAggatttgtatttcttttcatgTCAGTAAAGCTAAAAGGCTGTATTGTGGTTTAGGACTTACTGTATCTAAAAATATGGCTAAAATGTCAGAAGATTGCAATGTTCTATCTCTGCATgtagaaaatataaaatgaaaggagtagaataataaaaaaatgtctaagTATCTTACACAGCACTGTATACTAAAATGTCATTAGCGTGGGACAagaattttcctttttgttcctttaggtacagtatgttgtcacATGCTGTGTCCTGAAAACAAAGTACAATTTGTtagcttttaaaatcaaattttggatttaaaaagcaaatggctacattttacaaagataaaagtcattacataaaaaaatgaaaagccttAGTTAATACTGTTGCTTCCtagtttgaaaatatattttataggtATAGAGATCACCCAGTTGTGCATCTCTtaataatggaacaagtaataggtttattccatgctgaaaaaaagaagaaagaa
This genomic window from Lepisosteus oculatus isolate fLepOcu1 chromosome 2, fLepOcu1.hap2, whole genome shotgun sequence contains:
- the tgfb2 gene encoding transforming growth factor beta-2 proprotein, yielding MNCYILSIFLTLDLATSALSLSTCSTLDMDKFMKKRINAIKGQILSKLKLSSPPSHFPEPEEVSREIIAIYNSTRDLLQQKANERAATCERERSEEEYYAKEVYKIDMLPLYSSENVISSTLYNPYFRRLTFDVSPMEKNASNLVKAELRIFRLPNPKARVSEQRIELYQVLGHKELTSPTQRYIDSKVVKTKMEGEWLSFDVTEAVSEWLLHRERNNGFKISLHCPCCTFVPSNNYIIPNKSEELETKFAGIDDIYIRNSKDSERSPHLLLMLLPSYRLESQQTSRRKKRALDAAYCSRNVQDNCCLRPLYIDFKRDLGWKWIHEPKGYNANFCAGACPYLWSADTQNSKVIGLYSTINPEASASPCCVSQDLEPLTILYYIGKTPKIEQLSNMIVKSCKCR